One Caretta caretta isolate rCarCar2 chromosome 6, rCarCar1.hap1, whole genome shotgun sequence genomic region harbors:
- the ATG14 gene encoding beclin 1-associated autophagy-related key regulator, with protein sequence MASPSGCWPQPGWRGPGAAAGALGEEDAEGLYVAVERCPLCNTTRRRLTCAKCVRGGDFVFFDGRDSERFLDKKERLKHLKTKQSEFQNHVLKAMEGKRITDQLRWKIMSCKMRIEQLKQTICKENDEMTRSSEGLLRIKDENQKLYRRAQRHQEKKEKIQRHNRKLGDLVEKKNYDLRSQHEHLANLRRSHILELTSVIFPIEEVKTGMRDPADVSSESDNAMTSSTVSKLAEARRTTYLSGRWVCDDHNGDTSISIAGPWISLPNNGDYSAYYNWVEEKKTTQGPDMEHNNPAYTISAALCYATQLVNILSHILDVNLPKKLCNSEFCSENLSRRKFTRAVKKLNANILYLCFSQHVNLDLLHPLHTLRNLMYLVSPDTENLGRSGPFEISADLEDSMEFVDPGAAGETDESGDEHVSDEETDLGTDWENLPSPRFCDIPSQPVEMLQSQSTQASPPIASSSAGGMISSAAASVTSWFKAYTGHR encoded by the exons ATGGCGTCTCCCAGCGGCTGCTGGCCGCAGCCGGGCTGGCGGGGGCCCGGGGCCGCGGCGGGGGCGCTGGGCGAGGAGGACGCCGAGGGGCTGTACGTGGCGGTGGAGCGGTGCCCGCTGTGCAACACCACCCGCCGCCGCCTCACCTGCGCCAAGTGCGTCCGCGGCGGGGACTTCGTCTTCTTCGACGGGCGCGACTCCGAGAG GTTTTTAGACAAGAAAGAGAGGTTAAAGCATCTCAAAACCAAACAGAGTGAATTCCAAAACCA TGTTTTAAAGGCTATGGAAGGGAAAAGGATAACTGATCAGCTG AGATGGAAAATAATGTCTTGCAAGATGAGGATTGAGCAGCTGAAACAAACCATTTGCAAAGAGAATGATGAAATGACAAGAA GCTCAGAGGGGCTTCTCAGAATTAAAGATGAGAACCAGAAGCTTTACCGCAGGGCTCAGAGGCATcaggagaagaaagagaagaTCCAGAGACATAACCGCAAGCTCGGAGACCTGGTGGAGAAAAAGAATTACGATTTGAGAAGCCAACACGAACACTTGGCAAATCTTCGACGGTCACATATCCTGGAGCTAACGTCTGTCATTTTTCCCATTGAGGAAGTGAAGACTGGCATGAG AGACCCTGCAGATGTTTCTTCTGAGAGTGACAATGCCATGACCTCTAGCACTGTGAGCAAGCTTGCAGAAGCCAGGAGAACTACGTATCTCTCTGGGAGATGGGTGTGTGATGACCACAATGGGGACACCAGCATCAGCATTGCAGGGCCTTGGATAAGTCTTCCTAATAATGGAGACTATTCAGCTTATTACAACTGGGTGGAAGAGAAAAAAACTACACAAGGACCAG aTATGGAGCATAATAATCCTGCCTATACCATCAGTGCTGCATTGTGCTATGCAACTCAACTCGTTAACATTTTGTCTCATATACTTGATGTAAATCTTCCCAAGAAGTTGTGTAACAG cGAGTTCTGTAGCGAGAACCTCAGCAGGCGGAAGTTTACTCGGGCAGTGAAGAAGCTGAATGCCAATATCCTTTATCTTTGTTTTTCTCAG CATGTAAATTTAGATTTATTGCATCCACTACATACACTCAGGAACCTGATGTACCTGGTCAGTCCAGACACTGAAAACTTGGGCAG GTCTGGGCCATTTGAAATAAGTGCTGATCTCGAAGACTCCATGGAGTTTGTGGATCCCGGTGCTGCTGGTGAAACGGATGAGAGTGGAGACGAGCACGTCAGCGATGAAGAGACTGACCTAGGGACGGACTGGGAGAATCTGCCAAGCCCTAGATTTTGCGACATCCCCTCTCAGCCGGTAGAGATGTTACAGAGTCAGAGCACGCAGGCCTCCCCGCCGatcgccagcagcagtgcaggtgGAATGATCTCTTCTGCTGCAGCCTCCGTGACGTCCTGGTTCAAGGCATACACTGGACACCGTTAA
- the FBXO34 gene encoding F-box only protein 34 isoform X2 produces MHLKPYLKLQKKERSLDISQDSLRGLHMNHQRSAQEEKYTNNCTKLSILPTSPVVTPSRKPLGIIYPNTMCNMSGKAPAEGPSVEKKKNAPTATIHQGDEGEGPLDIWAVVKPGNTKEKIAFFAAQQCNNNRMGSMKLKSTWDIDGRSAKRRKKSMDLIKAKIQLERMREANRRCTQPEPFACGIEHCSVHYVNDNGEGIFPGRSLSVIEMVAFLEHRASALLADCTKNCTNASTTRLSGQSKGALPASDPFSAPGACEVHSEKGTCGSGEQQNEPVRVLDMVAKLESECLRRQSEREAGSLSRNNSFRRNIGRMLLANGTQSECDTGKVSSEVLGQEVSLKDPVTVDDDGQRTKLGPSAADELWEGAASGQQSLGAVAAVDIHMVNISVKHDQEPSVRPSSRGDSEMIVEPLGSVPSACPVAVGLSSDAMQSESMTVDCSAREPVSIPNLNLHPTRRESLSISILVTKTEKGCRKEQPSNFSFGEDPLPGRLFFLYPGHQNKQEHTGLGKSTKEKPGEVGQTGDAADNKMYERNSASIEPFALSVSPMESALQVLDTSCLKRQVSHDFLETRFKIQQLLEPQQYMAFLPHHIMVKIFRLLPTRSLVALKCTCCYFKFIIEYYNIRPADSRWVRDPRYKEDPCKQCKKKYVKGDVSLCRWHPKPYCQALPYGPGYWMCCHKSQKGIPGCKLGLHDNHWVPACHSFNRTLHKKTRGGGADAEEEY; encoded by the coding sequence ATGCACTTAAAGCCATACCTCAAGTTACAGAAGAAAGAGCGATCTCTAGATATAAGCCAAGATTCCCTGAGGGGCCTGCATATGAACCATCAAAGGTCAGCACAGGAGGAAAAGTATACGAACAACTGCACCAAACTGAGCATTTTACCTACGTCCCCGGTCGTGACTCCATCTCGAAAGCCTTTGGGAATTATTTATCCTAATACTATGTGCAATATGAGTGGGAAAGCTCCAGCAGAAGGCCCAAGTGTtgagaagaagaagaatgccCCAACTGCAACAATCcaccagggggatgagggggaagGACCGTTAGATATCTGGGCTGTCGTGAAACCTGGGAATACCAAGGAAAAGATTGCCTTCTTTGCAGCCCAGCAGTGCAACAACAATAGGATGGGCTCAATGAAACTTAAAAGCACCTGGGATATAGATGGAAGATCAGCTAAACGAAGGAAGAAATCCATGGATCTTATAAAAGCAAAGATTCAGTTAGAAAGGATGAGAGAGGCAAACAGGAGATGCACCCAGCCTGAGCCTTTTGCATGCGGCATTGAGCACTGTTCTGTACATTACGTTAATGACAACGGTGAAGGGATATTTCCAGGTCGATCCTTATCTGTAATCGAGATGGTAGCTTTTCTAGAACACAGAGCAAGTGCTTTGCTGGCCGACTGCACCAAAAACTGCACGAACGCTTCTACTACAAGGCTGAGTGGGCAATCCAAAGGTGCACTTCCTGCTTCCGACCCTTTCTCTGCCCCTGGGGCCTGCGAGGTACATTCTGAAAAAGGGACCTGTGGGAGTGGTGAGCAGCAGAACGAGCCTGTGCGTGTGTTGGACATGGTTGCAAAGCTTGAATCTGAGTGCTTGAGGCGCCAGAGCGAACGTGAAGCAGGGAGCCTATCCAGGAACAACAGCTTCCGGAGAAACATAGGGCGGATGTTACTGGCGAATGGCACGCAGTCTGAGTGTGACACTGGGAAGGTATCTTCCGAAGTCCTTGGCCAGGAGGTAAGTTTAAAAGATCCCGTTACAGTGGATGATGATGGACAGAGAACAAAGCTTGGCCCTTCGGCTGCTGATGAATTATGGGAAGGAGCTGCTTCTGGTCAGCAGTCCTTGGGGGCAGTAGCAGCTGTGGATATCCACATGGTGAACATCAGTGTTAAGCATGATCAAGAACCCTCAGTGAGACCCAGCAGCAGAGGTGATTCTGAAATGATCGTGGAACCTCTGGGATCTGTCCCTTCTGCATGTCCAGTAGCTGTTGGGCTGTCCTCGGATGCCATGCAGAGCGAGAGTATGACTGTTGATTGTTCAGCTAGAGAACCTGTATCTATTCCTAATCTGAATTTGCATCCGACAAGGAGAGAGTCTTTATCCATCAGTATATTGGTCACCAAGACCGAGAAGGGGTGCAGGAAAGAGCAGCCTTCTAATTTTAGCTTTGGTGAAGATCCACTTCCAGGGAGGCTGTTCTTTCTGTATCCTGGTCACCAAAACAAGCAAGAGCACACAGGGTTAGGGAAAAGTACTAAAGAAAAGCCAGGAGAAGTGGGCCAAACTGGGGATGCTGCTGATAATAAAATGTATGAGAGAAATAGTGCTTCCATAGAGCCGTTTGCCCTTTCAGTATCTCCCATGGAAAGTGCTTTGCAGGTACTTGACACTTCTTGTTTGAAAAGGCAGGTGTCTCATGACTTTTTGGAGACTCGGTTTAAAATTCAGCAGCTTTTGGAGCCTCAGCAGTATATGGCCTTCCTGCCCCACCACATCATGGTTAAGATCTTCAGATTGCTCCCCACTAGGAGTCTAGTCGCTCTTAAATGTACTTGTTGTTACTTCAAATTTATCATTGAATACTACAACATAAGGCCAGCTGATTCCCGCTGGGTCCGTGATCCACGTTACAAAGAAGATCCGTGCAAGCAGTGCAAGAAGAAGTATGTGAAAGGGGATGTGTCACTGTGCCGGTGGCATCCCAAACCCTACTGTCAAGCTTTACCATATGGCCCAGGGTATTGGATGTGCTGTCACAAGTCTCAAAAAGGCATCCCTGGGTGTAAATTAGGTCTTCATGACAATCATTGGGTCCCTGCATGCCACAGCTTTAACCGCACTCTTCACAAGAaaaccagaggaggaggagcagatgcGGAAGAGGAATATTAG
- the FBXO34 gene encoding F-box only protein 34 isoform X1: MKTSYRAGLHREPLNSTSSTFHQVKRASGMHLKPYLKLQKKERSLDISQDSLRGLHMNHQRSAQEEKYTNNCTKLSILPTSPVVTPSRKPLGIIYPNTMCNMSGKAPAEGPSVEKKKNAPTATIHQGDEGEGPLDIWAVVKPGNTKEKIAFFAAQQCNNNRMGSMKLKSTWDIDGRSAKRRKKSMDLIKAKIQLERMREANRRCTQPEPFACGIEHCSVHYVNDNGEGIFPGRSLSVIEMVAFLEHRASALLADCTKNCTNASTTRLSGQSKGALPASDPFSAPGACEVHSEKGTCGSGEQQNEPVRVLDMVAKLESECLRRQSEREAGSLSRNNSFRRNIGRMLLANGTQSECDTGKVSSEVLGQEVSLKDPVTVDDDGQRTKLGPSAADELWEGAASGQQSLGAVAAVDIHMVNISVKHDQEPSVRPSSRGDSEMIVEPLGSVPSACPVAVGLSSDAMQSESMTVDCSAREPVSIPNLNLHPTRRESLSISILVTKTEKGCRKEQPSNFSFGEDPLPGRLFFLYPGHQNKQEHTGLGKSTKEKPGEVGQTGDAADNKMYERNSASIEPFALSVSPMESALQVLDTSCLKRQVSHDFLETRFKIQQLLEPQQYMAFLPHHIMVKIFRLLPTRSLVALKCTCCYFKFIIEYYNIRPADSRWVRDPRYKEDPCKQCKKKYVKGDVSLCRWHPKPYCQALPYGPGYWMCCHKSQKGIPGCKLGLHDNHWVPACHSFNRTLHKKTRGGGADAEEEY; encoded by the coding sequence gGCTTCTGGCATGCACTTAAAGCCATACCTCAAGTTACAGAAGAAAGAGCGATCTCTAGATATAAGCCAAGATTCCCTGAGGGGCCTGCATATGAACCATCAAAGGTCAGCACAGGAGGAAAAGTATACGAACAACTGCACCAAACTGAGCATTTTACCTACGTCCCCGGTCGTGACTCCATCTCGAAAGCCTTTGGGAATTATTTATCCTAATACTATGTGCAATATGAGTGGGAAAGCTCCAGCAGAAGGCCCAAGTGTtgagaagaagaagaatgccCCAACTGCAACAATCcaccagggggatgagggggaagGACCGTTAGATATCTGGGCTGTCGTGAAACCTGGGAATACCAAGGAAAAGATTGCCTTCTTTGCAGCCCAGCAGTGCAACAACAATAGGATGGGCTCAATGAAACTTAAAAGCACCTGGGATATAGATGGAAGATCAGCTAAACGAAGGAAGAAATCCATGGATCTTATAAAAGCAAAGATTCAGTTAGAAAGGATGAGAGAGGCAAACAGGAGATGCACCCAGCCTGAGCCTTTTGCATGCGGCATTGAGCACTGTTCTGTACATTACGTTAATGACAACGGTGAAGGGATATTTCCAGGTCGATCCTTATCTGTAATCGAGATGGTAGCTTTTCTAGAACACAGAGCAAGTGCTTTGCTGGCCGACTGCACCAAAAACTGCACGAACGCTTCTACTACAAGGCTGAGTGGGCAATCCAAAGGTGCACTTCCTGCTTCCGACCCTTTCTCTGCCCCTGGGGCCTGCGAGGTACATTCTGAAAAAGGGACCTGTGGGAGTGGTGAGCAGCAGAACGAGCCTGTGCGTGTGTTGGACATGGTTGCAAAGCTTGAATCTGAGTGCTTGAGGCGCCAGAGCGAACGTGAAGCAGGGAGCCTATCCAGGAACAACAGCTTCCGGAGAAACATAGGGCGGATGTTACTGGCGAATGGCACGCAGTCTGAGTGTGACACTGGGAAGGTATCTTCCGAAGTCCTTGGCCAGGAGGTAAGTTTAAAAGATCCCGTTACAGTGGATGATGATGGACAGAGAACAAAGCTTGGCCCTTCGGCTGCTGATGAATTATGGGAAGGAGCTGCTTCTGGTCAGCAGTCCTTGGGGGCAGTAGCAGCTGTGGATATCCACATGGTGAACATCAGTGTTAAGCATGATCAAGAACCCTCAGTGAGACCCAGCAGCAGAGGTGATTCTGAAATGATCGTGGAACCTCTGGGATCTGTCCCTTCTGCATGTCCAGTAGCTGTTGGGCTGTCCTCGGATGCCATGCAGAGCGAGAGTATGACTGTTGATTGTTCAGCTAGAGAACCTGTATCTATTCCTAATCTGAATTTGCATCCGACAAGGAGAGAGTCTTTATCCATCAGTATATTGGTCACCAAGACCGAGAAGGGGTGCAGGAAAGAGCAGCCTTCTAATTTTAGCTTTGGTGAAGATCCACTTCCAGGGAGGCTGTTCTTTCTGTATCCTGGTCACCAAAACAAGCAAGAGCACACAGGGTTAGGGAAAAGTACTAAAGAAAAGCCAGGAGAAGTGGGCCAAACTGGGGATGCTGCTGATAATAAAATGTATGAGAGAAATAGTGCTTCCATAGAGCCGTTTGCCCTTTCAGTATCTCCCATGGAAAGTGCTTTGCAGGTACTTGACACTTCTTGTTTGAAAAGGCAGGTGTCTCATGACTTTTTGGAGACTCGGTTTAAAATTCAGCAGCTTTTGGAGCCTCAGCAGTATATGGCCTTCCTGCCCCACCACATCATGGTTAAGATCTTCAGATTGCTCCCCACTAGGAGTCTAGTCGCTCTTAAATGTACTTGTTGTTACTTCAAATTTATCATTGAATACTACAACATAAGGCCAGCTGATTCCCGCTGGGTCCGTGATCCACGTTACAAAGAAGATCCGTGCAAGCAGTGCAAGAAGAAGTATGTGAAAGGGGATGTGTCACTGTGCCGGTGGCATCCCAAACCCTACTGTCAAGCTTTACCATATGGCCCAGGGTATTGGATGTGCTGTCACAAGTCTCAAAAAGGCATCCCTGGGTGTAAATTAGGTCTTCATGACAATCATTGGGTCCCTGCATGCCACAGCTTTAACCGCACTCTTCACAAGAaaaccagaggaggaggagcagatgcGGAAGAGGAATATTAG